The proteins below are encoded in one region of Methanospirillum lacunae:
- the purH gene encoding bifunctional phosphoribosylaminoimidazolecarboxamide formyltransferase/IMP cyclohydrolase — MKRALLSVWNKDGIIDLAKALAEAGIEILSSGGTAKTLEKEGIPIIEVSDYTGHPEMMDGRVKTLHPRIHGGLLGRRGKDEAEMAKNNIQPIDLLVVNLYPFEEMAKQALPLDELIEFIDIGGPAMIRAAAKNFKDVVVVTDPSDYPDLISAIKSGTQFGYEQRLALACKVFTKMAAYDGAISNYLQSLEGTFPDTLSVQYRNGRLLRYGENPHQEAAVYGESGIAGAVPVQGKAMSYNNYLDLDAAVSLLREFSETAAVIVKHNNPCGVATGKDVCAAYIAARDLDPVSAYGGIVAVNREVGEDLAKEIASTFIEVLIAPSYSPGALPILAKKENMRVLTLPEPVEKTEIRTIDGGALVQRNTSFREDWVVVSDRDPTAAEEAAMHLAMKVCKHTKSNAIVFADGTKAIGIGAGQMNRVDSARIAVSRSLSPLKGTAVASDAFLPFPDTLQVAAEAGATALIQPGGSIRDDLVIAEANRLNIAMVFTGVRYFRH, encoded by the coding sequence ATGAAGCGTGCACTGCTCTCAGTCTGGAACAAGGATGGGATCATCGATCTCGCAAAGGCACTTGCAGAGGCCGGGATTGAGATCCTGAGTTCAGGTGGGACGGCAAAGACACTGGAGAAGGAAGGCATTCCAATTATTGAAGTCTCTGATTACACCGGCCATCCGGAGATGATGGACGGCAGGGTCAAGACGCTCCATCCCAGGATTCACGGGGGACTCCTGGGAAGGCGGGGAAAAGATGAGGCAGAGATGGCGAAGAATAATATCCAGCCGATTGATCTCCTCGTTGTAAACCTCTATCCGTTTGAAGAGATGGCAAAACAGGCACTACCTCTTGATGAACTTATTGAGTTTATTGATATCGGCGGACCTGCCATGATCCGGGCTGCTGCCAAGAACTTCAAGGATGTTGTGGTAGTAACTGATCCATCAGATTATCCTGATCTCATATCAGCAATAAAAAGTGGAACTCAATTTGGATATGAGCAGCGTCTTGCCCTCGCATGTAAGGTTTTCACAAAGATGGCTGCATATGACGGTGCCATATCCAACTACCTCCAGAGTCTAGAGGGTACATTCCCTGATACCCTGTCAGTACAGTACAGAAACGGGAGACTGCTCAGATACGGTGAAAACCCGCACCAGGAGGCTGCCGTATATGGTGAGTCAGGTATTGCAGGGGCAGTCCCGGTTCAGGGAAAGGCGATGTCATACAACAACTACCTTGACCTGGACGCAGCTGTCTCACTGCTCAGGGAATTTTCAGAAACTGCAGCAGTTATAGTAAAACATAACAATCCCTGTGGGGTTGCAACCGGGAAAGATGTCTGTGCTGCCTACATCGCTGCCCGTGATTTAGATCCTGTGTCAGCATATGGAGGTATCGTTGCTGTCAACCGGGAGGTTGGGGAAGACCTTGCCAAAGAGATTGCATCAACATTTATCGAGGTCCTTATAGCACCATCATATTCACCAGGAGCACTTCCCATTCTTGCAAAGAAAGAGAACATGAGGGTTCTCACGCTCCCTGAACCGGTGGAGAAGACCGAGATCAGGACGATCGACGGGGGAGCCCTTGTACAGCGGAACACCAGTTTCAGAGAAGACTGGGTTGTTGTTTCAGACCGGGATCCAACCGCAGCAGAAGAAGCGGCCATGCACCTTGCCATGAAGGTCTGCAAACACACAAAGAGCAATGCCATTGTCTTTGCTGACGGGACGAAAGCAATTGGTATCGGAGCAGGTCAGATGAACAGGGTCGATTCAGCCCGCATCGCGGTATCAAGATCGCTCTCTCCGCTCAAAGGCACAGCAGTTGCATCTGATGCGTTTCTCCCGTTCCCTGACACATTGCAGGTTGCAGCAGAAGCAGGAGCTACAGCTCTTATCCAGCCGGGTGGATCCATTAGGGATGACCTGGTAATCGCTGAAGCCAACCGGCTCAACATCGCAATGGTTTTTACCGGAGTCAGATATTTCAGACATTGA
- the hxlB gene encoding 6-phospho-3-hexuloisomerase, which produces MLTMISRIEEVAKSVDQRQVECFLTEINRAERIFVLGAGRSGFVAKSFGMRLMHLGMIAYVVGETVTPAFHKGDTLVAFSGSGKTKSVLEACQTTQQIGGTICLITGTRSSPMADLATCVVHLQTDEESVHTGSDHFDLRQLKGEHRSMSQPSTPLGTLFETSAMIFADSIVSALIELKNCSIDDIIHRYSNMQ; this is translated from the coding sequence ATGCTCACCATGATCTCCCGAATTGAGGAGGTCGCAAAATCAGTTGATCAGCGCCAGGTAGAGTGTTTTCTCACCGAGATAAACCGGGCAGAACGAATTTTTGTGCTTGGTGCAGGCAGATCGGGGTTTGTCGCAAAGTCATTCGGGATGCGCCTCATGCACCTGGGTATGATCGCATATGTTGTCGGAGAAACGGTTACACCTGCATTTCATAAAGGTGACACTCTGGTTGCATTTTCAGGATCAGGAAAGACAAAGTCTGTGCTTGAGGCATGCCAGACAACACAGCAGATTGGAGGAACAATATGCCTGATCACCGGGACCAGGAGTTCCCCGATGGCTGATCTAGCCACCTGTGTCGTACATCTCCAGACCGATGAAGAGAGTGTCCATACCGGTTCAGACCATTTTGATCTTCGTCAGCTCAAAGGAGAACACCGGTCAATGTCGCAACCATCAACACCACTCGGCACTCTCTTTGAGACATCAGCAATGATATTTGCAGATTCAATTGTATCTGCGCTTATCGAACTGAAAAACTGCAGTATCGATGATATCATTCACCGGTACTCTAATATGCAGTAA
- a CDS encoding phosphate-starvation-inducible PsiE family protein: MSDSLAEQTAPVIRVMTAVPVLIYIVLALFLTIVALISLGITLLEIISLFTLQNWDDGIIQVIYSILLTVIIIELFETVIVYLKTKRVPVRAILIAGLTAMIRHVIIFNISVAQPIEIIGPAVMLAVLIAGVYLLREDIDTGNIRIN, encoded by the coding sequence ATGAGTGACAGCCTTGCAGAACAGACCGCACCGGTAATCAGAGTAATGACTGCCGTGCCGGTTCTGATTTACATCGTTCTTGCGTTATTTCTCACAATTGTGGCACTGATATCACTCGGGATTACCCTGTTGGAGATAATCTCTCTGTTTACACTTCAGAACTGGGACGACGGTATCATCCAGGTGATTTATTCGATCCTGCTCACTGTCATTATCATCGAACTGTTTGAGACGGTGATTGTGTACCTGAAGACCAAACGGGTTCCGGTACGAGCTATCCTGATTGCCGGGCTTACAGCTATGATCAGGCATGTGATCATCTTTAACATTTCAGTCGCCCAGCCAATCGAGATCATCGGCCCTGCGGTCATGCTTGCAGTTCTTATTGCAGGTGTGTACCTGCTCAGGGAAGATATCGATACAGGAAATATCAGAATAAATTAA
- a CDS encoding HemK2/MTQ2 family protein methyltransferase, whose protein sequence is MQRSQTSFHADPNQVYQPAEDSFLLLKTAKSEVKPSDRVLEIGVGSGYVSSGLLSSCQLLVATDKNPHAATIAYASGVPVVRTNLAAGLRGPFDLILFNPPYLPTDPSERIDDWLELALDGGPSGRDVIIRFLQEIPSLLSSEGRVLLLISSLTGPEEVEDLVRKNGFVSTPVAEERVEGGEILLILRLTRC, encoded by the coding sequence ATGCAACGATCTCAAACCTCCTTTCACGCTGATCCCAATCAGGTGTATCAGCCTGCCGAAGATTCGTTTCTCCTTCTTAAGACAGCGAAGAGTGAGGTCAAACCGTCTGACCGGGTGCTTGAGATCGGAGTGGGTTCAGGATATGTCTCATCAGGGCTTCTTTCATCCTGCCAACTGCTTGTTGCAACAGATAAAAACCCTCATGCAGCCACTATCGCATATGCTTCCGGGGTTCCGGTTGTCAGGACTAACCTTGCAGCCGGTCTCCGAGGCCCTTTTGATCTGATCCTCTTCAATCCGCCATATCTCCCCACTGATCCCTCAGAGCGGATCGATGACTGGCTTGAACTCGCTCTTGATGGTGGTCCTTCTGGCAGGGATGTTATAATCAGGTTTCTTCAGGAGATTCCGTCTCTCCTCTCTTCTGAAGGCCGGGTCCTTCTTTTGATCTCTTCACTTACCGGACCTGAAGAGGTTGAAGACCTGGTCAGGAAAAATGGGTTTGTGAGCACCCCTGTTGCAGAAGAGAGAGTTGAAGGGGGAGAGATCCTATTGATACTCAGGCTCACCAGATGCTGA
- the rsmA gene encoding 16S rRNA (adenine(1518)-N(6)/adenine(1519)-N(6))-dimethyltransferase RsmA — protein sequence MSAYRDQHFLSDRNAVERIASVLDIADRRVLEIGPGRGVLTRALLTRGARVIAVELDENLVAFLKQEFSDAIESGSLTLIHGDATRVDIPQFDIIVANLPYSASSKITFRLLDIGFEAAVLMYQKEFADRMLADIGTRDCGRLSVMVQTFARVSRCFDLPPGAFSPPPAVYSTVVWIEPRPPFFPIDDRAVYAEVVKILYAGRRKTVRSILKNAGNIFGTEPVATLLSELDPAILSSRPEALYLEDYATISNLLSR from the coding sequence ATGAGTGCGTACCGGGATCAGCACTTCCTATCTGACCGTAATGCGGTAGAGCGGATTGCATCAGTTCTTGATATTGCTGACCGTCGGGTTCTTGAGATAGGACCTGGCAGAGGCGTGCTGACCCGGGCTCTCCTTACAAGGGGTGCCAGGGTTATCGCAGTAGAACTAGATGAGAATCTGGTTGCTTTTTTAAAACAGGAATTTTCAGATGCTATAGAATCAGGCTCTCTTACGCTGATTCATGGTGATGCAACCAGGGTCGATATCCCTCAGTTTGATATCATTGTTGCCAATCTTCCCTATTCTGCCTCATCAAAGATTACATTCCGCCTGCTTGATATCGGGTTTGAGGCTGCTGTTCTCATGTACCAGAAAGAGTTTGCAGACCGGATGCTTGCTGACATCGGAACCCGGGACTGTGGCAGGCTCTCGGTGATGGTGCAGACCTTTGCCCGTGTAAGCCGGTGTTTTGATCTCCCTCCTGGTGCGTTTTCACCTCCTCCTGCTGTGTACTCAACGGTTGTCTGGATAGAGCCACGCCCACCATTCTTCCCAATTGATGACAGGGCTGTATATGCAGAAGTTGTGAAGATCCTGTATGCAGGCCGGAGAAAGACTGTCCGGAGTATTCTGAAAAATGCAGGTAACATCTTTGGAACAGAACCGGTTGCCACCCTGCTGTCAGAACTGGATCCTGCCATCCTCTCCTCGCGGCCTGAAGCACTCTATCTGGAAGATTATGCAACGATCTCAAACCTCCTTTCACGCTGA
- a CDS encoding DUF655 domain-containing protein — translation MKTERAEKKEVNAVILDVLPKGYPDDPRPIYKREPVVQAMGVEQFKLLELIPKSLNVEIGELIYIGSGEREKIERVKRRIGYHELTNGALSELPFVIEKIVKQRESEYVEFYNKSISITPKLHMLHLLPGIGKKLMWEIIEAREKKPFESFADISARIKSLPHPEKMILNRILEELQDQTVKYHLFTSR, via the coding sequence ATGAAGACTGAGCGAGCTGAGAAGAAGGAGGTTAACGCTGTCATCCTGGATGTTCTTCCCAAAGGATATCCTGATGACCCTCGCCCCATATATAAACGCGAGCCGGTTGTTCAGGCAATGGGTGTGGAACAGTTCAAACTTCTTGAACTTATTCCAAAATCCCTCAATGTTGAGATCGGCGAGTTGATCTACATCGGGAGCGGTGAGAGAGAGAAGATCGAACGGGTTAAGCGCCGGATCGGGTACCATGAACTGACCAACGGGGCACTATCCGAGCTTCCCTTTGTCATCGAGAAGATTGTCAAGCAACGGGAGAGCGAGTATGTTGAGTTCTACAACAAATCAATCTCAATCACCCCAAAACTTCACATGCTCCATCTTCTTCCCGGTATCGGGAAGAAACTGATGTGGGAGATCATCGAGGCCAGGGAAAAGAAACCGTTCGAAAGTTTTGCTGATATATCAGCACGGATTAAATCCCTGCCACATCCTGAAAAGATGATCCTTAACAGGATTTTAGAAGAACTTCAGGATCAGACGGTGAAGTATCACCTCTTCACCTCGCGATGA
- a CDS encoding RNA polymerase Rpb4 family protein — MKIKGIIEENAITVPELKEELLNVEAVRLEKGKEMSYELRRSIEHANQIARTSAAKSRSLVEALLQVEKVKPDVALRIANTMPRTRDEVRAVFGRDKFAHTTEELDQIIDLVITHFN, encoded by the coding sequence ATGAAGATCAAAGGAATTATTGAAGAAAATGCGATCACTGTTCCTGAATTGAAAGAAGAACTCCTCAATGTTGAGGCAGTTCGTCTTGAAAAAGGAAAAGAGATGTCGTATGAGCTCCGCAGGAGCATCGAACATGCCAACCAGATCGCCCGGACCTCTGCAGCGAAGTCCCGCAGTCTTGTTGAGGCACTGCTCCAGGTTGAGAAGGTTAAACCTGACGTGGCACTTCGGATCGCAAACACAATGCCCAGGACCAGGGATGAGGTCAGAGCCGTCTTCGGCAGGGATAAGTTTGCTCATACAACCGAGGAACTCGATCAGATCATAGATCTCGTTATTACTCATTTCAACTAG
- a CDS encoding 50S ribosomal protein L21e, translating into MALHNGPRKKTRYKFKKDLRKRGVLPITTVIQEFDMGQKVHIVCEPSIQKGMPHARFHGKTGSVVGRRGRAWLVEIYDGNKMKTIISRPQHLKAQQY; encoded by the coding sequence ATGGCACTTCACAATGGACCGAGGAAGAAGACCCGGTATAAGTTTAAGAAAGATCTGAGAAAGCGCGGCGTTCTGCCGATCACCACTGTCATCCAGGAGTTTGATATGGGACAGAAGGTTCACATCGTTTGTGAGCCAAGCATTCAGAAAGGAATGCCTCATGCACGCTTCCACGGAAAGACCGGTTCAGTCGTTGGTCGCAGAGGCCGTGCATGGCTCGTAGAGATCTACGACGGCAATAAGATGAAGACAATTATCTCACGTCCCCAGCACCTCAAGGCGCAACAGTACTAA
- a CDS encoding tRNA pseudouridine(54/55) synthase Pus10, whose translation MELTELYRKVQEYGEICDHCLGRLVAKRSHGLSNDMRGSAIRIASALEANEPYTPPSEPCWICNNFFDNTAEWAEKVISSLEGIECKTFLIGSRIPPLITEAEEMLWTDLTLQDPEPLKSEINREVGKAVSARNGLQVELKNPDVVVVLNLHEEVAEVQIRPVFLYGRYFKYERGIPQTHWFCRACKGAGCEVCNGTGKQYADSVEELIGRPLCDIFQGTAATLHGAGREDIDAVMIGSGRPFIIEISEPRIRHADLDTLEKRINESTGGRVGVKDLRWTERGEVETLKTHKGHKKYRILVDIDGSIPEETLSATAEQLTGATIHQRTPARVAHRRADKVRERVVLELKWTGREANLFAFEVTGEAGLYIKELISGDQGRTTPSLSEILGTPARVVQLDVVDVQGIE comes from the coding sequence ATGGAACTGACTGAATTATACCGCAAAGTACAGGAGTACGGGGAGATCTGTGATCACTGTCTCGGTCGCCTCGTTGCAAAGCGTTCGCATGGTTTATCGAATGATATGCGCGGAAGTGCAATCCGGATTGCATCCGCACTTGAAGCAAATGAACCATACACTCCACCGTCTGAACCCTGCTGGATCTGCAACAACTTCTTTGACAACACTGCAGAGTGGGCAGAGAAGGTCATCTCGTCTCTTGAAGGGATTGAGTGCAAAACCTTCCTTATCGGGTCACGGATCCCGCCGCTCATCACTGAAGCTGAGGAGATGCTCTGGACCGATCTCACATTGCAGGACCCTGAACCTCTTAAGTCAGAGATAAACCGTGAGGTTGGCAAGGCAGTATCAGCCAGGAACGGGCTTCAGGTTGAACTCAAGAACCCAGACGTGGTTGTTGTCCTCAACCTTCATGAAGAAGTAGCCGAGGTTCAGATCCGTCCGGTCTTCCTGTACGGCCGGTATTTCAAGTATGAGAGGGGTATTCCGCAGACTCACTGGTTCTGTAGGGCATGCAAGGGCGCAGGTTGTGAGGTATGCAACGGGACTGGCAAACAGTATGCAGATTCTGTAGAAGAACTGATTGGCCGTCCGCTTTGTGATATCTTCCAGGGCACGGCAGCAACACTTCACGGCGCCGGACGTGAAGATATCGATGCAGTGATGATCGGATCCGGCCGCCCGTTTATCATTGAGATCTCTGAACCCCGCATAAGACATGCTGACCTTGACACCCTTGAAAAGAGGATCAATGAGTCAACAGGCGGTAGAGTCGGGGTAAAAGACCTCAGGTGGACCGAACGGGGTGAGGTGGAAACCCTTAAGACGCACAAAGGGCATAAAAAATACAGGATTCTGGTCGATATAGACGGCTCCATCCCCGAAGAAACCCTCTCTGCAACCGCAGAACAGCTGACGGGTGCCACGATACATCAGCGCACCCCAGCCCGGGTTGCCCACCGGAGGGCAGACAAGGTACGGGAGAGGGTTGTCCTTGAGCTCAAATGGACAGGCCGGGAAGCGAACCTCTTCGCGTTCGAAGTAACAGGAGAGGCCGGTCTGTACATCAAGGAGTTAATATCAGGTGACCAGGGGCGGACTACGCCCAGTCTATCAGAGATCCTGGGAACACCGGCACGAGTCGTACAACTTGATGTTGTCGATGTGCAGGGAATTGAGTAG
- the trmY gene encoding tRNA (pseudouridine(54)-N(1))-methyltransferase TrmY: MVFFAVIGHQAKNDGTFSLNDLPSSGGRMDLLCRCVQASLFLSHGIREDASCLLILAGGPGAVKTVRFEGANVRSLSPDERSSASFIKKALEIPAGSLFRDVTPGVSVRKAGLETLLGEHRFGVLDEHGTDIRNVQVDELPEGFLLSDHQNFTPDEELLIKDLPRYSLGPQVVHADHAIVLLYNEIDRRRSGWN, from the coding sequence ATGGTCTTTTTTGCGGTGATCGGCCACCAGGCAAAGAATGACGGCACATTCAGCCTGAACGATCTTCCAAGCAGCGGGGGCAGAATGGACCTTCTCTGCCGGTGTGTTCAGGCTTCGCTCTTCCTCTCGCATGGGATACGGGAGGATGCCTCCTGTCTTCTGATCCTGGCAGGCGGCCCCGGAGCAGTCAAGACCGTCAGGTTTGAGGGTGCAAACGTCCGCAGCCTGAGTCCAGATGAGCGGAGCAGTGCATCGTTCATAAAGAAGGCCCTTGAGATCCCGGCAGGCAGTCTCTTTCGGGATGTCACGCCCGGTGTCTCGGTAAGAAAGGCAGGACTTGAAACCCTGCTCGGGGAACACCGGTTTGGGGTACTTGATGAACACGGAACCGATATCAGGAATGTTCAGGTTGACGAGCTCCCTGAAGGCTTTCTCCTCTCTGATCATCAGAACTTCACACCAGATGAAGAACTGCTGATTAAGGATCTGCCCAGGTACTCGCTCGGACCGCAGGTTGTCCATGCTGACCACGCAATTGTTCTGCTTTACAATGAGATCGATCGGAGAAGATCTGGATGGAACTGA